Within the Miscanthus floridulus cultivar M001 chromosome 17, ASM1932011v1, whole genome shotgun sequence genome, the region aaattgaaaagttttgaataccgagtttgttaagctcatcaatatatacaattcttatataggccattttttcatttgagaaagcttgaacaaaatgtagttcaaatttcacaagtgtgtgacatagttttagaaagtatatatgagattcaagaagttgtgactagtgtttgataaaaatttctcaaatgggaaaatgagctatgtaacaattgtagatctttctgagatgatcaaacttggtattcagagttttttcatctgaggtcatttagtgtctcatttgagcaagtttgaccaaagtcaaatttggtcaaataaaaaaacaacactttgactctagtattatgaactctaaatgacttcaaattgaaaagttttgaataccgagtttgttaaactcaaaacgatctacaattgttgttttggtcaactttccatttgagaaagtttggacggttcaaatttgtgatttttaaattttgacgcctacaaactagttttcggggccctagattgtctcaaattgaaaagttttgaataccgagtttgttaagctcatcaatatatacaatccttatataggccattttttcatttgagaaagctgtagaacaaaaaatactacattttctctatttttataggttcaacaaaaaattcctgtcaattttggtcaaaaaccgagaaaaaattgaaacattgacgttacaataatgtgataataaatttcctatcgaataatattagttttattaattttaagttagaaatatatttttgcattaacaaaatacttagtattagtaacatttatattctatattcataaaagaaattaaaaactttaggttacaaaattttcctatttacaataaataattagttaatcaatagtattttttaaaataaatattgcaaagtattgaagttgctatggaattaattgattaacctagtattaaataaaaacaaaatcccaggcctttccaattacgctggcgggttggcaaatttttcagggcttcagtcccggcccagaccaagaaccgggactaaagggtgggcggcaatttcagtgcccgccaaaaaatacctttagtcccggctggtaacacgagccgggactaaaggccatttagtcccggctggtaagaccaaccaggactaaagggttggacgtttagtcccggttggtattaccagccgggactaaagggtcgcaggctatatatatcgaacgtctgttctgttcatcttcgatctcgcctccgtcgctcagccgcccgcctggccgcgccatccgccgtcgtcgagctcgtgtctctgccgcgccgccatcgtcgtctacccccgcccggccacgccattctccaggcccgcatcgccgcatcccgtctccgccgccgcacccgaccccaccatccgtcgccgacgctcttcccgcgcgcccacgccgtacggcctccgtcgtcgaactcgatatgatctgctgctctcgatcggccatgttttttagattttttttacaaagtctcggctgtatgttagattaaaataagtacatgtggtttattgttagttttttagttatttttagatagtttttgatatattagatttaaatgtattaaaatttaattagtattttatttagatagttttttttagatagttttttattatagtttttgatatatgttagattaaaatgtattatcttactagtttatctaatttcatgttagatttatttaattagatttagtaattatatattctatctctctatatatattatatctagagagagattctatatgtatatatatgtacttaattatttctatatgtatatatacatgtacttattttcatgtgttgagagagagagaaaattgtatctagagagacattctatgtgtatcacatgcatatctagagatatagacatatgcacttatttctatgtgttaagagagagagaaaatatattgtatcattctatgtgtatatatacatgtacttatttccatgttgatgaaatattatgtgttattatatttaattggatttagtaattctatatgtgttatcacatgtacttatgttatgtactatagtaattctatctatgtgttatcttgaagatacaaatggctgctccgaatgataacttgagtgatgacataatggcggatattatcaacgccggcaccaatgtggatgtagatgacacgagtcagtactttgctgattatgaggatatcctgaatatgccggtggttgaagatcaacaaattgtcgcgcaagaaaatactggcgaggtatattcgattatctatcatctcttatagatgcatgcgtacgtatatttgttgttaatcgttgtgtttctactcatgtagccggtctctggatctacatcaaccaccgacaaaagtaggaaagtccgagggccaaaaaagccattagagggccgtttcataatatcagaattcgacaccgacaccggcaaaccattgggaccacatgctcagacatatgtcaatcaatgtgggttcgttgtaagggataggatcccggttagtgctcgtgaatggaagcagaagatatccgctcctaatgttagttttgtatctgatcgtgacaagaacctagcttggagagatatcactcagcatttcacattacaagcagatgatgcttcgaaggagctagtgagggattggacaatgaagaagatggcaacattgttccagagttggaagaagacattgtattaaaagtttatcttgaagaatgctacgccgaatttcaatgctaaggcatttgtcaagttggagtcccattgggatgccttcatagaatacaagacatcccaagacagtgaggaacatgtgatgaggaatcggcagaatgcccgacagacgcaataccatcatcgcatgggatcaggtggttataagagtgctattcccaagtggcagaacctagaagcagagattactgccaagggaatcatacctgaaacaatagagaagaactggcctcaacgcgcgaagaattggttctacgctcatgggggaagcctagacctagacactggcaagctaattttcggccaaaaaattgagagagcaacacagagactagctcgtgctagggaagaagctgatagtggtgttttcaagcccaacagagagaatgatgaattgacatatgcactagagaatcccgaacatggtggtcgaacaagaggctatggggcggttccgtggctacacgcattcccaacagacaaggatacctacagaagccgccaaagaaagaaggatgaggaggcagaacgaatccgtgcattggagcaatttgttgacgagtcacgacaagcattgttcgaatcacgtgaacgagaaaaatctattgaggcaagaatgcaggaggagatcaagaggcaagtgcagctagcaatgagtcaaatgcaatcgcaatcaacgccgggagtcaccattagccccgttggtcagatgaaaagcagttgtgcttctacggagctgccagttattcaaggcgacgctgggttgcgcttccctgttgatgacattaccgagcctctaacaacatgtgagctgcacattctagatggtaataatgcatcaatcatggtggctgtcggggttgtatctccaatagaacgaacgaagacaccaagaatccatgggtcagttattcaacctggatatgctagcgtctcggtcgatagagtgctcaaaggttatagcaatgttcctcttaacattgaaggcggtgatggggagaagacactaggagaagcagaaaagacatttattcaatggcgcaaacgcttcatcatcattcctggggcgccaccgcttcccctacctcaccctaggtacgaatgaaagtgaatgaaatattattttccattaattttctattggcttaaaaaataattgacacacaacttgtttttgtagcagggtctcccccccagcctagcctaatcattcattccccatctcatcacagcgtcgcggggggcgagacgacttcatccccacggcgatcgccaactcctacaccggccccatcgcctccacgacgatctccaactcctacaccagacccaccgcctccacaacgatctccaacgcctccacgccggtctccaccaacaccggccacatcgcctccacgccggtctccaacatcgcccccaccccctccacagtgacgcactacaaagacgtctaaggtcccggcggcaaagaagaccccgagaaaaagagttatttctcaagaaatactttctaaaaaaactgatgagcaaatagcagctgaagaagataaaaaagtgaaagatttttttatagataccaaaaagaagagtcaagcgaagcttaaggagaagccgtacttttacctaccacgagaggtgctgaggcagaaggtcgatgctcacaagaaaaagatgattgaacttcgtaagccttcgccactatcagactatgaccgctccctcgtgaagtcacatgatgcagataagaaaaggaaaagagcatcagggaaggatgtcccacagctcggacaacagaagcaaccaatgcaaaatcttcttgttgctaatcaatatggttccaacatagaagtctatcgaccagacaactttggagaagtgtcggttcaagcccttaatgctttttttcaagatactggtttaaccttggatcaattgacgggcaaagctccaatccagaacctggaagttgatacctggaagacttataaatatggcaaaagtctgtacaaccctgcggctctgaatgaattgggtacgcaaatgtacttgctcaacaagtggtacatgcaggcgtgtggcaggagtgagcagtggatctttgtcagatttagagaccatcattacttccatggcgatgacatcttacatattagttttgaagaattgcatcaactataccacatggacgctctggataaatcaatcattagctccttttatttgtaagtgatttttacttttatttaataaactcacttccatacgtacgtgtatataattatcctcacatgtaacttatatttatatacagattccagatgtcagagctccaaagaatacaagacgccagtgttggcttcattgatccttatatcgtattcaaaaccggtattattgtcaaggagcgatgggtatctgaagcacaggagaatatcatgatgttcttcgtgaagcagcacgacaagacaacaatacttttcccgtacaactttgagtaagtgttaataataatgtagtctacacattttatgtaatatcaatacaacttatatgcatgtacgtgtgtgtataaaccaatgcagttttcactggatactcattgtcattgagttaaactcaagtcgattactaatctttgactcgttgagaaaagaacgggcactataccaagatatgatagacattatccaggggtaatttcgatctctcgcgcacaactattattgaatagactttgccataatttattaacgatcgtacattattggtcgcacagggtttggaaagagtttattcggcaacatcgcaaggattgcaaggcaccacttaatgtagttgaaataccagtaagttgtactatatacacttccccacgtgtttaattactatatcatacttcaatttatgtgtgagatgatgagaataatcttcttctcgtacagtggtgtttgcggcaggaaccaggtaataacttgtgtggatactacgtttgtgaatttatcactgcgcacataagaagaactcctgaagatgtcctcagagtacgtatatatcaatttttatttatttttaaatgaatatatatacatatatgtgtattaatacttttccttttatttcaaatgcaagactgaatggttgaaacgaagggtcatgcaaaaagaccatctgaaagcagttcaagagtcaatagtaggatatcttctagaaaaactGCTAAATCCCAacagcgagttctactttgatcttaaggaataaatgatgtaaattaaatgtttattgatatcgttattttcgagaacaagattatgaaagtgttgtatatatacatatatatatatctataatatatatagtttcatactttattcaaatataataatgctcaagatgagaattagatgtaattatatgcatgcgtgtatttatattagcagcgtagaatacgtacataaaaaacatattatatattaaacaaatacgtgtaactgaactgaaaacaaattaaacaaaaaaaagaaaaagaaaaggaacctttagtcccggttggggttaccaaccgggactaaagggtgaaccgttagtcccggttggtgttaccaaccgggacaaaagggtgcgccaggttcgctcggctggagggccaaggtccctctttagtcccggttggtgttaccaaccgggactaaaggtccctctttagtcccggctcgatgacccgggactgaaggttccacctttagtcccgggatcgttgtcccggcgcggtaaccaggactaaaagctgttaccgcccgggacaacaagtccattctgtagtagtgatttgTTTGCCTACTATATTAGGATATATCTATTAAATTTTTTTACTTTATTAAAATACTTATGTTTCATTATATTTCATATTTTATTGAATGTGTATTTAACTTAGCAAAAACAATTGGGTGACCATTCCTTTTTATTGTGAATGACAATATAAATGTAGACGCTCACGTATATTCATGTACACACACTCTTATGATCAAACACACGTCCTACTCCACTATGAGAACTTCTGAAATACTAAGCCGGTAGATTTTAAAATTCATGAGTCATCACATGCGCCCCAATGTCGATATACACGGTCGTCTACAACGTGAAGAATAGCGAGCATGGTTAAATCGTCAAATactaaaataaatctagaaaaattagAGCCTAATCCCAAGACAAAAATCTAAACAAATAAGCTACAATCAAttctcatattttaaaattcTTCGACCGCCCCCCCCCTGTGCATAATTCTTGGCTCCGCCACTGCAGGGTTGGACCCGGCACTGCCACATCAGGTGCAGCGACGAGGAGAGGGAGTGCGGTAGGTCCAATCCTTGGCGGCGGCAGTAGTGGTGCCCGTGTGGTGGCGGCTCGCCCTCGTGCTTGCCCAGTGGCACTGGCTCACCCGCGCGGCAGCGAGGGCTTGCCCACGCGGCGGCGATGGCTCGCCCGCACGGCGGTGGTGATTCGCCCATGCACCCACGCGCCGGCAGCAGCTGCTCGCTCGCTCGGCATGGTATTTTGGGTGATACGAAAATACGATGATCTGTAAGTGGGTCCGATCTCGTTTTAAGGGTAGAAAATGGTATGGAACATGTATAGGAACAATTATGATGGCAAGTTTCCAAATAGGTGAATAGTGATGGCATATTTCAGAAATGTGAAAATTGTAATGGCATGGATCAAATAACCCTAAAGAATGGTATAATATTGTAATATAGAAAACGCAAACGGTTCGAATTTGTCCCCTCTCCACTTTCATGCTAGCGCACACAGTTGGCTGCATGTTGTGCTCATTCTGCGCTCCCACATGTGCATGCTGCATGGTCGATGCGCTGCACACAGTTAGCTGAGGCACTGTGCATGCACGCGTGGTTGGTGCCGATCCAGCACCATAAATACCCATCACGGGCTGCCCTGTTCTGCATCAAGCAGGAGCCTGCACacacagctagctagctaggtcatTGGGTGAtcgatcagtgagctctctctttGGCCTAGCTAGCTGCTAGCAGTGCAGCTAGCCAAAGAGAACTCAGATCGATCATCACGGTCGCTGCTAGCTGCTCGCTCCCACACACACTGCACGCACCGTCTCCGTGTTTGCTAATTTGACAATGGCGACAATGGAGGTGGAGGCAGCCGCCGCCACGGTGCTGGCTGCCCCCTTGCTGTCCTCCTCTGCGATACTCAAACTGCTGCTATTCGTAGTGACGCTCTCGTACCTGGCCCGAGCCCTGAGCCGGCCACGCAAAACCACCACTAAGTGCAGCAGCACAACGTGCGCCTCCCCGGGCGTTGGCAACCCGCCGCTCCCGCCCGGGCCCGTGCCGTGGCCCGTCGTCGGCAACCTGCCGGAGATGCTGCTGAACAAGCCGGCATTCCGCTGGATCCATCAGATGATGAGCGAGATGGGCACGGACATCGCTTGCGTCAAGCTCGGCGGCATCCACGTCGTGTCCATCACCTGCCCGGAGATCGCTCGGGAGGTGCTCCGGAAGCAGGACGCAAACTTCATATCCCGCCCGCTCACTTTCGCGTCCGAGACGTTCAGCGGCGGCTACCGGAACGCCGTGCTCTCGCCCTACGGCGACCAGTGGAAGAAGATGCGTCGCGTCCTCACCTCCGAGATCATCTGCCCGTCTCGCCACGCGTGGCTCCACGACAAGCGCGCCGACGAGGCCGACACTCTCACCCGCTACGTCTACAACCTCGCCACCAGAGCCGCCGGCGACGTCGTCGACGTCAGGCACGTTGCTCGTCACTACTGTGGCAACGTCATCCGCCGCCTCATGTTCAACAGGCGCTACTTCGGCGAGCCCCAGCCTGACGGCGGGCCTGGGCCGATGGAGGTGCTGCACATGGACGCCGTGTTCACCTCCCTCGGCCTCCTCTACGCCTTCTGCGTCTCCGACTACCTCCCCTGGCTGCGGGGCCTCGACCTCGACGGCCACGAGAAGATCGTCAAGGAGGCTAACGAGGCGGTGAACAGGCTCCACGACACGGTCATCGACGACCGGTGGAGGCAGTGGAAGAGCGGCGAGCGGCAGGAGATGGAGGACTTCCTGGATGTGCTCATCACGCTCAAGGACGCCCAGGGCAACTCGCTACTGACCATCGAGGAGGTCAAAGCGCAGTCACAGGTAAAGTACATGCATGCATCTTGTTTATTGACATGGCaggcatatgcatgcatgcattgggTAATCCGTGTAATTGGGTACATACATCTACATGAAATATATATAATGAACTCATATCGATGTGTACGCACGCAGGACATCACGTTCGCGGCGGTGGACAACCCGTCGAACGCCGTGGAGTGGGCGCTGGCAGAGATGGTGAACAACCCGGAGGTGATGGCGAAGGCGATGGAGGAGCTCGACCGCGTCGTCGGCCGGGAAAGGCTAGTGCAGGAGTCGGACATCCCGAAGCTCAACTACGTGAAGGCCTGCATCCGGGAGGCCTTCCGACTCCATCCGGTGGCGCCCTTCAACGTCCCGCACGTCGCGCTCGCCGACACCACCATCGCCGGCTACCGCGTCCCCAAGGGCAGCCACGTGATCCTGAGCCGCACGGGGCTGGGCCGCAACCCGCGCGTGTGGGACGAGCCCCTGCGCTTCTACCCAGACCGCCACCTCGCCGCCGCGTCCGACGTCGCACTCACCGAGAATGACCTGCGGTTCATCTCCTTCAGCACCGGCCGCCGCGGCTGCATTGCGGCGTCGCTCGGCACCGCTATGAGCATCATGCTATTCGGAAGGCTCCTGCAGGGGTTCACCTGGAGCAAGCCGGCCGGGGTGGAGGCCGTGGACCTCAGCGAGTCCAAGAGCGACACCTTCATGGCCACCACATTGGTGCTGCACGCCGAGCCGAGGCTGCCGGCGCACCTCTACCCGGCCATCTCCGTCTGATTAATCGTCCGGCCAGTCATTATATTGTATGCATATAAGACGAGCGAGCCTGGCGTGATCACTTGCATTGCATGTATCATCGATCAGGCTCTCTCACGTGTACTGGATGCAATAAGTTTTTCCGCGCTTGATTTTGTGGTTGTGCGTATTCTGCACACCGACCGTACGTAAGTGGCGACAGCGTTCAGCTTTGTACCGAGTtaaaaattattattattatcgacAATAATAATTGCATTGGAGCTTTGCTTGAGTGTATCTATCTGGCTATTCACTCGTACAtggttttttgttttgtttattattattatcGACAATAATAATTGGAGCTTTGCTTGAGGGGGGAATATATGTACGTATCTTGACTGAAATTTGAGGGGgaaatatgtatgtatgtatatgccGAATTTCATACCATTAGATGTTCTAGAGAGAAATCACGCTCAACACCTTCTCTATAGTGTCATTTTAGGATTAAATACTGCGCGTGAGAATGTGTGAAGAAATAGACTAACGATGACAGGCTGTTATCTCGCGGCACCGCCTTTAGAAATACATTTTAAAATACAGTTAACAAGCAGCTAGGGTTCTCCTCTCTATATAGAGACGCTAGAAATAGAACCACGTCTGAAAAAATGGATGTGCCTATGAAAATTATTTTTTACTAGTGATGACGCAATCTCTATTCGTTAGTGTATACGGAGTATATGCCTAAGCCCCTAGGTATCTGCAGCCTCCCTACTTCCTCACGCCCTTGTCAAATCAAGATCATGCCTCACTCAAATATACTAGGCTTTTCCCAgtgtgtcattataaaagatcgtaatccctgTGTGCccttgaaaaaattcagcggtcttcagcgtcactactccaactttttcgtgtcctccatgccacttccgtcagtttgggctctaacgccgtcaaactgcaggtgtgaaaagacgaaaatgttcttaagttcaaatatgttattaattttttttagcatcttaacgacttcaaatgaaaaaactcaaaactagaaagttgtagatctcgtcgagatctataattttcataaaaaattattttcatttaatttcacaaaaaaatatgatttgatatgattaatatatcttagaaaaatcatattattttttttggaattaaatgaaaataaattttatatgaaaattatagatctcgacgagatctacaactttctagttttgagttttttcatttgaagtcgttaagatgctcaaaaaatttaataacatatttaaacttaagggcattttcatcttttcacacctgcagtttaacgccGTTAGAAcctaaactgacggaagtggcatggaagacatgaaaaagttggagtagtggcgctgaagaccgctgaattttttcagaggCACACAAGGGATTACGATCTTTGATAATGGCACTCTGGGAAAAGTCTCCAAATATATTTGATGGCTCCTGTTGAAGTTGACGCAAAAAAAAAACCAATAATTAAGGAGCTGCAAGTAGACATGCATATTTTagtttatgttttataattattttctaaaataacttatattattatttacatgtagatttgaggattatattttaaaatat harbors:
- the LOC136517999 gene encoding tyrosine N-monooxygenase, giving the protein MATMEVEAAAATVLAAPLLSSSAILKLLLFVVTLSYLARALSRPRKTTTKCSSTTCASPGVGNPPLPPGPVPWPVVGNLPEMLLNKPAFRWIHQMMSEMGTDIACVKLGGIHVVSITCPEIAREVLRKQDANFISRPLTFASETFSGGYRNAVLSPYGDQWKKMRRVLTSEIICPSRHAWLHDKRADEADTLTRYVYNLATRAAGDVVDVRHVARHYCGNVIRRLMFNRRYFGEPQPDGGPGPMEVLHMDAVFTSLGLLYAFCVSDYLPWLRGLDLDGHEKIVKEANEAVNRLHDTVIDDRWRQWKSGERQEMEDFLDVLITLKDAQGNSLLTIEEVKAQSQDITFAAVDNPSNAVEWALAEMVNNPEVMAKAMEELDRVVGRERLVQESDIPKLNYVKACIREAFRLHPVAPFNVPHVALADTTIAGYRVPKGSHVILSRTGLGRNPRVWDEPLRFYPDRHLAAASDVALTENDLRFISFSTGRRGCIAASLGTAMSIMLFGRLLQGFTWSKPAGVEAVDLSESKSDTFMATTLVLHAEPRLPAHLYPAISV